One Triticum dicoccoides isolate Atlit2015 ecotype Zavitan chromosome 5B, WEW_v2.0, whole genome shotgun sequence genomic window carries:
- the LOC119311245 gene encoding 30S ribosomal protein S31, mitochondrial-like, with amino-acid sequence MALRMAAAALVRRLAPARPRALLAEAEAVTCGRGDKKTKRGKRFKGSYGNSRPKREKKIERIKDRVEVPRSTPWPLPFKLI; translated from the coding sequence ATGGCGCtgcggatggcggcggcggcgctcgtgcGGCGCCTGGCGCCGGCGCGCCCTCGGGCGCTCCTGGCGGAGGCGGAGGCCGTGACGTGCGGGCGCGGGGACAAGAAGACCAAGCGCGGGAAGCGGTTCAAGGGCTCCTACGGCAACTCACGGCCGAAGCGGGAGAAGAAGATCGAGCGCATTAAGGACCGCGTCGAGGTGCCCCGCTCCACCCCGTGGCCCCTCCCCTTCAAGCTCATCTGA
- the LOC119311244 gene encoding kinesin-like protein KIN-7J, with translation MASGEEQQQERILVSVRLRPMNAREAERGDGTEWECAGPATLKFLGTIPERAMFPATYTYDRVFDPECSTRQVYDEGAKEVALSVLSGINSSIFAYGQTSSGKTYTMVGITEHSMAEIYEYIDQHPDREFILKFSAMEIYNEAVRDLLSSDTTPLRLLDDPEKGTVVEKLTEETLRDKGHLLELLAVCEAQRQIGETALNETSSRSHQILRLTVESSAKQFLGKGNSSTLQACVNFVDLAGSERASQTAASGMRLKEGSHINKSLLTLGKVIRQLSGGRNGHIPYRDSKLTRILHSSLGGNARTAIICTMSPAHCHVEQSRNTLLFANCAKNVATNAQVNVVMSDKALVKHLQRELTRLENELKFPGSASCSSHAEVLKEKDEQIKKLEEQLKELMEEKDTVQSELENFRKVASDDQLNYLKARRWDAHSRSSESLPRNMSEDALSCSDTYDLVDQDLLIDAQPGLFPRRPSNHVFDSIDECQENLVAYPDVPDVSEEHCKEVQCVETNVLRERISQESFHAQKPETPEKERRPMTDQAEDCTDEEKRGESITKTAENAIELYACDSDPSFEIEISNIDEEPLALKRCVVSSRDTVLARSNSCKASFMVIPNSWFDDSTSMNMTTPPSENFKFPPRRPEQARRNLFPEKVASDAITDNSTGNTEEESAANDTSRVTEVKQQTEQNDASQPQENRVQAGTDSSTSTTFESPSRWSFDFPKKQKEIIELWHECHISIVHRTYFFLLFNGDHTDHIYMEVEHRRLSFIKHSSIADGEPNATVASSLKSLRNERDMLYRQMVMKLSGAEKESLYIKWGIDRSSKQRRLQLSRLIWTQTDMEHVRESAELVSKMVQHLERGQAIKEMFGLSFSLNLRSGKSFSWGGS, from the exons ATGGCGAGCGGggaggagcagcagcaggagcggaTCCTGGTGTCGGTGCGGCTGCGGCCGATGAACGCCCGGGAGGCGGAGCGCGGTGACGGCACGGAGTGGGAGTGCGCCGGCCCCGCCACGCTCAAGTTCCTCGGCACCATCCCCGAGCGCGCCATGTTCCCGGCCACCTACACCTACG ACCGGGTGTTCGACCCCGAGTGCAGCACCAGGCAGGTGTACGATGAAGGGGCCAAGGAGGTCGCCCTCTCCGTGCTCAGCGGCATCAACT CGAGCATTTTCGCCTACGGGCAGACGAGCAGCGGCAAGACGTACACCATGGTCGGCATCACGGAGCACAGCATGGCCGAAATTTACGAATATATAGACCAG CATCCCGACAGGGAGTTCATCCTCAAGTTCTCGGCCATGGAGATATACAACGAGGCCGTCAGGGATCTCCTCAGCTCCGACACCACCCCTCTCCGGCTCCTCGACGACCCGGAG AAAGGAACTGTGGTGGAAAAACTCACCGAGGAAACTCTGAGGGACAAAGGCCATCTACTGGAGCTCCTTGCTGTGTGTGAAG CTCAAAGACAGATCGGGGAGACTGCCTTGAACGAAACAAGTTCCAGGTCACACCAAATACTCAGGCTG ACGGTTGAGAGCTCGGCCAAGCAGTTCCTGGGGAAAGGCAACTCCAGCACCCTTCAGGCTTGCGTG AACTTCGTTGATCTGGCAGGAAGTGAACGTGCATCACAGACAGCGGCGAGCGGAATGAGGCTGAAGGAGGGCAGTCATATCAATAAGAGTCTTCTTACACTGGGAAAGGTCATTCGCCAGCTCAG CGGGGGGAGAAACGGCCATATCCCCTACAGAGACTCCAAGCTCACTCGCATATTGCACTCGTCTTTGGGAGGCAACGCGAGGACAGCCATCATCTGCACGATGAGCCCGGCGCACTGCCACGTCGAGCAGTCGAGGAACACGCTCTTGTTTGCAAACTGCGCAAAAAATGTAGCCACCAATGCACAAGTAAATGTCGTAATGTCAGACAAGGCATTAGTGAAGCATCTTCAGAGAGAGCTTACGAGGTTGGAGAATGAGCTCAAGTTTCCTGGATCAGCCTCCTGCTCAAGTCATGCTGAGGTTCTGAAGGAGAAGGATGAACAGATTAAAAAG CTGGAAGAACAGCTGAAGGAATTGATGGAGGAAAAAGACACGGTTCAATCAGAACTTGAGAATTTCCGCAAAGTTGCAAGTGATGATCAACTCAATTATCTTAAAGCAAGACGATGG GATGCACATAGTCGATCTTCAGAATCCCTACCACGTAATATGTCGGAAGATGCACTTTCATGTTCAGATACTTATGACCTAGTCGATCAAGATCTATTAATAGATGCACAGCCAGGGCTCTTTCCGCGCCGACCCAGTAACCATGTTTTCGACAGCATAGATGAATGCCAAGAAAACTTGGTGGCCTACCCAGATGTGCCAGATGTCTCTGAGGAGCACTGCAAGGAAGTACAATGTGTTGAAACCAACGTGCTCAGAGAAAGGATAAGCCAAGAATCCTTTCATGCACAGAAACCTGAAACGCCTGAAAAGGAGAGAAGACCGATGACGGATCAAGCTGAAGATTGTACTGATGAAGAGAAACGTGGTGAAAGCATCACAAAGACAGCAGAAAATGCCATCGAGTTATATGCATGCGATTCTGACCCGTCTTTTGAAATTGAAATATCTAACATTGACGAGGAACCATTGGCCCTGAAGAGGTGTGTGGTAAGCTCCAGGGATACTGTGCTAGCAAGGAGCAACAGCTGCAAAGCAAGCTTCATGGTAATTCCAAACAGCTGGTTTGATGATTCAACAAGTATGAACATGACAACACCCCCAAGTGAAAATTTCAAGTTTCCTCCGAGAAGGCCAGAACAGGCAAGGAGGAACCTGTTTCCTGAAAAAGTTGCCTCGGAtgccatcaccgacaacagcacaggAAACACTGAAGAAGAAAGTGCTGCCAATGACACAAGCCGCGTAACTGAAGTGAAGCAGCAAACTGAGCAGAACGACGCATCCCAGCCACAGGAAAACCGGGTGCAAGCTGGCACGGATTCGTCAACGAGCACCACCTTCGAGTCTCCCTCACGGTGGTCCTTTGATTTTCCAAAGAAGCAGAAAGAGATCATCGAGCTGTGGCATGAGTGTCATATCTCCATAGTGCACAGGActtacttcttcctcctcttcaatgGAGACCACACAGATCACATCTACATGGAGGTAGAGCACAGGCGACTTTCCTTCATCAAGCATTCTTCCATTGCTGATGGTGAGCCGAATGCCACTGTTGCATCAAG TTTAAAGAGTCTTCGGAATGAGAGGGACATGTTGTACAGGCAGATGGTGATGAAGCTTAGCGGCGCTGAAAAGGAGAGCCTCTACATCAAGTGGGGGATCGACCGGAGCTCTAAGCAACGGAGGCTGCAGCTATCGCGCCTCATCTGGACACAGACTGACATGGAGCATGTGAGGGAGAGCGCTGAGCTCGTCTCGAAAATGGTCCAACATCTGGAGCGAGGACAGGCCATCAAGGAGATGTTTGGGTTGAGCTTCTCGCTGAATCTACGGTCTGGGAAATCTTTCAGCTGGGGTGGATCCTAA